A part of Leifsonia xyli subsp. xyli str. CTCB07 genomic DNA contains:
- a CDS encoding YbhB/YbcL family Raf kinase inhibitor-like protein, protein MPNDPLQRFRSVPHFTLTSDDIADGRPLSREQWGAGGGGGDRSPQLSWSGFPAETKSFAVTIHDPDAPTGSGFWHWAVYNIPASVTALAANAGAEGGAGLPQGAAMLSNELRSKSFTGAGPPPGTGTHRYFVIVHALDVDRLDLDPESTPALLGFTASFHVLARALLVPLATAGDI, encoded by the coding sequence ATGCCGAACGATCCTCTTCAGCGTTTCCGCTCCGTCCCGCACTTTACCCTCACGAGCGACGACATTGCCGACGGCCGGCCGCTCTCCCGCGAGCAGTGGGGCGCGGGTGGCGGTGGTGGCGACCGCTCGCCGCAGTTGTCCTGGAGCGGATTCCCGGCGGAGACGAAGAGTTTCGCCGTCACCATCCACGACCCGGACGCACCCACGGGCTCCGGCTTCTGGCACTGGGCCGTGTACAACATCCCCGCGTCCGTCACCGCGCTCGCGGCGAATGCGGGGGCCGAGGGCGGCGCGGGACTGCCCCAGGGCGCGGCGATGCTCTCGAACGAGCTGCGCTCCAAGAGCTTCACCGGCGCGGGTCCGCCGCCGGGGACCGGGACGCACCGCTACTTCGTGATCGTGCATGCCCTGGATGTGGACCGTCTCGACCTCGATCCGGAGTCGACCCCCGCTCTCCTTGGCTTCACCGCCAGCTTCCACGTCCTCGCACGCGCCCTCCTCGTCCCGCTCGCGACCGCCGGCGACATCTGA
- a CDS encoding DUF1304 domain-containing protein yields MIVLATVVVTLAAALHIAIFFMESVAWTRPTVWRRFGVADQAAAETTRPLAYNQGYYNLFLAIGAIVGLILYGAGTLGAGLALILFTMGSMLAAAVVLVTTGRGHLRSALIQGTLPLAGIVLMLLS; encoded by the coding sequence ATGATCGTCCTCGCCACCGTCGTGGTCACACTGGCCGCCGCCCTGCACATCGCGATCTTCTTCATGGAGAGCGTCGCCTGGACGCGGCCGACGGTGTGGAGGCGGTTCGGCGTGGCCGACCAGGCAGCGGCGGAGACGACCCGGCCGCTGGCCTACAACCAGGGTTACTACAACCTGTTCCTGGCGATCGGGGCGATCGTGGGGCTGATCCTCTACGGGGCTGGGACGCTCGGCGCCGGTCTCGCGCTCATCCTGTTCACGATGGGGTCCATGCTGGCCGCAGCGGTCGTGCTGGTCACGACCGGACGCGGGCATCTGCGGTCGGCGCTGATCCAGGGGACGCTGCCGCTGGCCGGCATCGTCCTGATGCTGCTGTCGTAG
- a CDS encoding MDR family oxidoreductase has protein sequence MTGFRAIVIDQQTEGGRVLAHSAEIRRVSDDILMPGAVTIDVDFSDLNYKDGLVIAGRPGVARISPLIPGIDLAGSVAASDDARWRPGDRVVLNGDGLGERHHGGFAERARVRGDALVRIPDSITAEQAAAIGTAGFTAMLAVLALERSGADPDRVRAEGSSVLVTGAAGGVGSVAVAILAKLGYPVTAATGRAQELGGYLTDLGAEAIIHRDEIARGGKPLQAQRWACAVDAVGGTTLATVLAQTRYGGAVAACGLAQSPDLPTTVLPFILRAITLIGINSVEAPVTLRETAWQRLATDLDRDTLATMTRTIPLAEAIPAAEEILAGHIHGRTVVDVRA, from the coding sequence ATGACCGGATTCCGCGCGATCGTAATCGACCAGCAGACCGAGGGCGGACGTGTGCTTGCGCACTCCGCCGAGATCCGGCGGGTCTCCGACGACATCCTGATGCCCGGCGCGGTCACCATCGACGTCGATTTCTCCGACCTCAACTACAAGGACGGCCTGGTGATCGCGGGGCGGCCGGGGGTCGCTCGGATCTCCCCGCTCATCCCGGGGATTGACTTGGCCGGGAGCGTCGCGGCTTCCGACGATGCCCGCTGGCGGCCCGGCGATCGGGTCGTCCTGAACGGGGATGGCCTCGGCGAGCGCCACCACGGCGGCTTCGCGGAGCGGGCGCGGGTGAGGGGGGATGCGCTGGTGCGGATCCCGGATTCGATCACGGCCGAGCAGGCCGCCGCGATCGGGACGGCGGGCTTCACGGCGATGCTGGCGGTGCTCGCTCTGGAACGGAGCGGGGCCGACCCCGACCGGGTCCGCGCGGAGGGTTCGAGCGTGCTGGTGACGGGTGCGGCGGGCGGCGTGGGTTCCGTCGCGGTGGCGATCCTCGCAAAACTGGGTTACCCGGTTACGGCTGCGACCGGCCGGGCCCAGGAACTCGGCGGCTACCTGACGGACCTCGGCGCGGAGGCGATCATCCACCGGGACGAAATCGCACGCGGCGGGAAGCCGCTGCAAGCCCAGCGCTGGGCTTGCGCGGTGGACGCGGTGGGCGGAACGACCCTCGCCACCGTCCTGGCGCAGACCCGGTACGGGGGCGCCGTCGCGGCTTGCGGCCTCGCGCAGAGCCCGGACCTCCCCACCACAGTGCTGCCGTTCATCCTCCGCGCTATCACCCTAATCGGGATCAACTCGGTCGAAGCCCCGGTGACACTGCGGGAGACAGCGTGGCAACGGCTGGCCACAGACCTCGACCGGGACACCCTCGCCACAATGACACGGACCATCCCGCTCGCGGAGGCGATTCCGGCCGCAGAGGAGATCCTGGCCGGACACATACACGGACGGACAGTGGTGGATGTCCGGGCGTGA
- a CDS encoding S-layer homology domain-containing protein produces the protein MGASSADAATSHAETRRWTHNRQNCLKRSSQPRSGDTKGIPTPFASSGSHKFYCEIAWLRGSGITTGYADATFRPENPISREATAAFLYRTIKGPGSAVKPARAFCRCARRQPVRWRDRVDEAGRAVDGQR, from the coding sequence ATGGGCGCGTCATCTGCCGACGCTGCAACCAGTCACGCGGAAACAAGACGATGGACCCACAACCGCCAAAACTGCCTCAAAAGGTCATCACAACCCCGATCTGGTGACACGAAGGGGATACCCACCCCTTTCGCCTCCTCAGGCTCGCACAAGTTCTACTGTGAGATCGCCTGGCTGCGCGGCTCGGGAATCACGACGGGCTATGCCGACGCCACGTTCCGTCCGGAGAACCCCATCTCGCGCGAAGCGACAGCGGCGTTCCTGTACCGGACCATCAAAGGGCCCGGCTCCGCGGTCAAACCTGCGCGCGCCTTTTGCCGATGTGCCCGTCGCCAGCCAGTTCGCTGGCGAGATCGCGTGGATGAAGCAGGCCGGGCTGTCGACGGGCAACGCTGA
- a CDS encoding DUF7341 domain-containing protein — protein sequence MTETDPLLAAIETLTKPVVDHIAQRTDSGKWIKAHTVEHPPLLKQMREAVWPSTGNDGNSKSSPQERALADNSMLFAYVTINAAIADWVRMAGGKPTRYPIPNLNQWARLHMSDPDRDDDWYVRMLHGWAYTIRHCSTNRSHSPSPVPARCAVPLSGAT from the coding sequence ATGACCGAAACTGACCCGCTGCTGGCAGCCATTGAAACGCTCACGAAACCGGTTGTGGATCACATCGCCCAAAGAACCGACTCGGGCAAGTGGATAAAAGCTCATACCGTCGAGCATCCGCCCCTCCTGAAGCAGATGCGTGAAGCCGTGTGGCCGTCCACCGGCAACGACGGCAACTCGAAGAGCTCACCCCAAGAACGCGCCCTTGCCGACAACAGCATGCTCTTCGCGTACGTGACGATCAACGCCGCGATCGCGGATTGGGTTCGCATGGCCGGTGGGAAACCCACCCGTTACCCGATCCCCAACCTCAATCAGTGGGCTCGCCTCCACATGTCCGACCCCGACCGTGACGACGACTGGTATGTGCGCATGCTCCACGGGTGGGCGTACACGATCCGACACTGTTCGACGAACCGGAGTCATTCACCCTCGCCGGTGCCTGCCCGGTGTGCGGTTCCACTGAGTGGGGCAACATGA
- the hemL gene encoding glutamate-1-semialdehyde 2,1-aminomutase, whose amino-acid sequence MSETGIPGLAAAAIGEANLAQFGRAQRVIPGGVNSPVRAFRSVGGTPRFMVFANGPYIVDAEGREYVDLVASWGPAILGHAHPAVVSAVQEAAARGLSFGASTPAETELAEAVIARVPFVEKLRLVSTGTEATMTAIRLARGFTGRPLLIKFAGHYHGHSDSLLAEAGSGLATLSLPGSAGVTEATAAQTLVLPYNDLGAVRAVFEANGPDIAAVIAEAAAANMGVVPPDEGFNAALTDLAHEYGALLILDEVLTGFRVSEAGFWGLDRGYTPDLVAFGKVIGGGMPLAAVGGRAELMDILAPAGPVYQAGTLSGNPVAVAAGLATLAHAGEAVYDRLDIVAGTLSAAVSDALTAEGVAHSVQRAGNLFSFVFGDVAAAPRTFAEVQRQEAFRYRAFFHAMLDAGVSLPPSVFEAWFVTAAHDDAAVGRVLEALPAAARAAASACPGRPLLFVRR is encoded by the coding sequence ATGAGCGAGACCGGCATCCCGGGCTTGGCCGCCGCCGCGATCGGGGAGGCCAACCTCGCGCAGTTCGGGCGCGCGCAGCGGGTCATCCCCGGCGGCGTGAACTCGCCGGTGCGCGCGTTCCGCTCCGTCGGCGGGACGCCGCGGTTCATGGTTTTCGCGAACGGGCCGTACATCGTGGACGCCGAAGGACGTGAGTACGTCGACCTCGTCGCGTCGTGGGGGCCGGCCATTCTGGGGCACGCGCATCCCGCCGTGGTCTCCGCTGTCCAGGAGGCCGCCGCGCGCGGTCTCTCGTTCGGCGCCTCGACCCCGGCCGAGACCGAACTGGCGGAGGCGGTGATCGCTCGGGTCCCGTTCGTGGAGAAGCTACGGCTCGTCTCCACCGGCACGGAGGCGACGATGACCGCCATCCGGCTCGCTCGCGGTTTCACCGGCCGCCCACTGCTGATCAAGTTCGCCGGGCACTACCACGGCCACTCCGACAGCCTCCTCGCGGAGGCGGGCTCCGGTCTCGCCACGCTCTCGCTGCCCGGCTCGGCCGGGGTCACTGAGGCGACGGCCGCGCAGACCCTGGTGCTCCCGTACAACGACTTGGGGGCCGTGCGTGCCGTCTTCGAGGCGAACGGTCCCGACATCGCCGCGGTCATCGCCGAGGCCGCCGCCGCGAACATGGGCGTCGTCCCGCCGGACGAGGGCTTCAACGCCGCGCTGACCGACCTCGCTCACGAGTACGGGGCCCTCCTCATCCTCGATGAGGTGCTGACCGGTTTCCGCGTGAGCGAGGCCGGGTTCTGGGGTCTCGACCGCGGCTACACCCCCGACCTCGTCGCCTTCGGCAAAGTCATCGGCGGCGGGATGCCGCTCGCCGCGGTCGGCGGACGGGCCGAGCTGATGGACATCCTCGCCCCGGCCGGCCCCGTTTACCAGGCCGGTACGCTCTCCGGCAACCCGGTCGCTGTCGCCGCCGGTCTCGCAACGCTGGCCCACGCCGGCGAGGCGGTCTACGACCGGTTGGACATCGTGGCCGGCACCCTCTCCGCCGCCGTCTCCGACGCCCTCACCGCCGAGGGCGTCGCCCACAGCGTGCAGCGGGCCGGCAACCTCTTCAGCTTCGTTTTCGGCGACGTCGCCGCCGCTCCGCGCACTTTCGCCGAGGTGCAGCGGCAGGAGGCGTTCCGCTATCGGGCCTTCTTCCACGCGATGCTCGACGCGGGGGTGTCCCTGCCGCCGAGCGTGTTCGAGGCGTGGTTCGTGACCGCCGCGCACGACGATGCGGCTGTGGGCCGCGTCCTCGAAGCGTTGCCCGCTGCTGCGCGGGCGGCGGCCTCGGCCTGCCCCGGACGTCCGCTGCTATTCGTCCGCCGGTGA
- a CDS encoding uroporphyrinogen-III synthase: protein MTTGSVPKPLAGWRVLVPRGGPWGDSVAADLRAVGASPVVAAMINFAPAADASALERALHRLAAGEFDWVTITSATTVDVLSASRAVVPPRTRIAAVGETTAAALTAASYKMDLVPAEDNSAHGLLAEWEAATQGQVPLRILTLRSDIAKPLLTEGLRRIGHDVDSVVAYRTIGVTVPESVVADVRQGLVQAILVTSGSVAEQVQLQLGPIPESTLVAAIGPRTARDARDCGLRVDVVAEERTAAALIQAVVAVAASRVG from the coding sequence ATGACGACGGGATCGGTGCCGAAACCGCTCGCCGGCTGGCGTGTTCTGGTCCCGCGCGGGGGGCCGTGGGGCGACTCCGTGGCGGCGGATCTGCGAGCGGTGGGCGCTTCGCCGGTCGTCGCGGCCATGATCAATTTCGCGCCGGCGGCCGACGCCTCCGCTCTGGAGCGCGCTCTGCACCGCCTGGCCGCCGGCGAGTTCGACTGGGTGACGATCACGAGCGCGACCACGGTGGATGTGCTGAGCGCGTCCCGCGCGGTCGTCCCGCCCCGCACACGGATCGCCGCCGTCGGAGAGACCACAGCCGCTGCGCTCACCGCGGCCAGCTACAAGATGGACCTCGTGCCCGCGGAGGACAACTCCGCCCACGGACTGCTTGCGGAGTGGGAAGCCGCAACCCAGGGCCAGGTCCCGTTGCGCATCCTCACGCTCCGTTCCGATATCGCCAAGCCTCTCCTCACCGAGGGGTTGCGCCGTATCGGGCACGACGTCGATTCGGTCGTGGCCTACCGCACGATCGGCGTGACCGTGCCGGAGAGCGTGGTCGCGGATGTGCGGCAGGGGCTCGTGCAGGCGATCCTCGTCACGAGCGGCTCGGTGGCCGAGCAGGTGCAGCTGCAGCTCGGCCCCATTCCGGAGTCCACGCTGGTCGCGGCCATCGGACCGCGGACGGCGCGCGACGCCCGCGACTGCGGTCTGCGGGTGGATGTCGTGGCCGAGGAGCGCACCGCCGCCGCGCTGATCCAGGCGGTCGTGGCGGTGGCCGCCTCCCGTGTGGGCTGA
- a CDS encoding LssY C-terminal domain-containing protein → MLTESFGWGLLLLPFFVLFWVVLAYLVLPRLHRILTRIYVPDYFIGRSRTSDGLLGDPINLALLGSEAQLDEAMSAAGWTRADEVTAASSRRIVASTILRRSYDEAPVSPLFLFGRQQDVAYQQEVLGNPAKRHHVRFWRCPDGWLLPGGHRVDWLAAGTFDRAVGFSLFTLQITHKIDANTDIERDHIVSTLTGSGLDVEVSVIRDFSTGYH, encoded by the coding sequence GTGCTCACCGAGAGCTTCGGCTGGGGCTTGCTCCTCCTTCCGTTCTTCGTCCTGTTCTGGGTCGTCCTCGCCTACCTCGTCCTGCCGCGGCTGCATCGCATCCTGACCCGGATCTACGTTCCGGACTACTTCATCGGCCGGTCTCGCACCAGCGATGGGCTGCTCGGCGACCCGATCAACCTGGCGCTTCTCGGCTCGGAAGCGCAGCTGGACGAGGCCATGTCCGCGGCAGGGTGGACGCGCGCGGACGAGGTGACGGCGGCCTCCAGCCGGCGGATCGTCGCCTCGACGATTCTTCGCCGCAGCTACGACGAAGCCCCCGTCAGCCCGCTCTTCCTGTTCGGGCGCCAGCAGGACGTCGCTTACCAGCAGGAGGTTCTGGGCAACCCCGCCAAGCGTCACCACGTCCGCTTCTGGCGCTGCCCGGACGGCTGGCTTCTCCCCGGAGGCCACCGCGTCGATTGGCTCGCCGCCGGCACATTCGATCGGGCTGTCGGCTTCTCGCTGTTCACGCTCCAGATCACGCACAAGATAGACGCGAACACGGACATCGAGCGCGACCATATCGTCTCCACCCTCACCGGGTCCGGGCTGGACGTGGAGGTGTCGGTCATCCGCGACTTCTCCACCGGCTACCACTAG
- a CDS encoding HNH endonuclease, with amino-acid sequence MATSRTRLAPSLHWRKRVLDAGRSQGVTHCPICAVGLDYRVTRKPNSAEPDHIIPAANGGTNPLSNGRVICRRCNQSRGNKTMDPQPPKLPQKVITTPIW; translated from the coding sequence ATGGCGACCTCGCGCACCAGGCTGGCTCCCTCCCTCCACTGGAGGAAGAGAGTCCTCGACGCCGGGCGGAGTCAAGGCGTCACACACTGTCCGATCTGCGCGGTCGGACTCGATTACCGGGTGACGCGGAAGCCGAACAGCGCCGAACCGGACCACATCATCCCCGCAGCCAACGGCGGCACAAACCCCCTCAGCAATGGGCGCGTCATCTGCCGACGCTGCAACCAGTCACGCGGAAACAAGACGATGGACCCACAACCGCCAAAACTGCCTCAAAAGGTCATCACAACCCCGATCTGGTGA
- a CDS encoding polyprenol monophosphomannose synthase, translating to MRSIVIIPTYNEWENIGPVVGRLRASVPDADVLIVDDGSPDGTGDLADALAATDANVQVLHRAGKSGLGAAYRAGMTWALDAGYDAIVEMDADGSHQPEQLPRLLAVLRRPPGEAPGPGSAGADLVLGSRWVPGGGVVNWPAHRRLLSRGGSVYSRIALGVPARDVTGGYRAFTADALRSVRLDDVESQGYCFQIDMLRRVHAAGLTVTEVPITFVEREHGASKMTGCIVAEAMLRVTGWGIAGLPRRFRRRTVTPAEVTETAPQA from the coding sequence ATGCGTTCCATCGTCATCATTCCGACCTACAACGAGTGGGAGAACATCGGCCCCGTCGTCGGGCGGCTTCGCGCGTCCGTTCCGGACGCCGACGTCCTGATCGTAGACGACGGCTCACCGGACGGAACGGGCGACTTGGCCGACGCGCTCGCCGCGACCGACGCCAATGTCCAGGTGCTGCACCGCGCGGGAAAATCCGGTCTGGGCGCTGCTTACCGCGCCGGGATGACCTGGGCGCTCGACGCGGGCTATGACGCGATCGTGGAGATGGACGCCGACGGCTCCCACCAGCCCGAGCAGCTGCCGCGTCTCCTGGCCGTCCTCCGCCGCCCGCCCGGCGAGGCGCCCGGTCCGGGCTCGGCGGGCGCCGATCTCGTCCTGGGCTCCCGCTGGGTCCCCGGCGGGGGTGTGGTCAATTGGCCCGCGCACCGTCGCCTTCTCTCGCGGGGCGGCAGCGTCTACTCGCGCATCGCGCTCGGCGTCCCTGCGCGGGATGTCACCGGCGGCTACCGCGCTTTCACCGCTGATGCGCTGCGTAGCGTCCGCCTGGACGACGTGGAGAGCCAGGGCTATTGCTTCCAGATCGACATGCTCCGCCGCGTCCACGCCGCCGGCCTCACCGTCACGGAGGTGCCGATCACCTTCGTGGAGCGGGAGCACGGCGCCTCGAAGATGACCGGTTGCATCGTCGCCGAGGCGATGCTCCGGGTCACAGGATGGGGCATTGCGGGCCTGCCTAGGCGATTCCGCCGCCGCACCGTGACACCCGCCGAGGTGACCGAGACGGCTCCGCAGGCGTAG
- a CDS encoding ferrochelatase: MTDEASPRVLGATPAAAGVAEHVTEPVAYDAILLAGFGGPEGQDDVIPFLRNVTRGRGILDERLEEVAQHYRHFGGVSPINDQNRALKAALEAELASRGIDLPVLWGNRNWDPYLADALTEADQRGFTKLIAVATSAYSSYSSCRQYREDFARALRETGLEGRIQIDKVRQFFDHPGFVEPFIEGVKNAVEELRERAPEIHPATGVRILFSTHSIPSTDAGKSGPSGRPDSGEPWGEGGAYAAQHLAVAEIVSHEATGGTIGWDLVYQSRSGPPSMPWLEPDINDRIAELPELGVKAIIIVPLGFVSDHMEVLWDLDTEAMESSEENGLLAVRVPTPGTHAKYVKGLVDLVLERRDGLPVAQRPSLTTLGPWYDVCRPGCCENVRLGFKPAVAGLTP, from the coding sequence ATGACAGACGAGGCCTCGCCGCGTGTGCTGGGCGCGACGCCGGCCGCGGCCGGCGTCGCCGAGCATGTCACCGAGCCGGTCGCGTATGACGCCATCCTGCTCGCCGGCTTCGGCGGGCCGGAGGGACAGGACGATGTCATCCCGTTCCTTCGCAATGTCACGCGGGGCCGGGGAATCCTCGACGAGCGCCTCGAAGAGGTCGCCCAGCACTACCGCCACTTCGGCGGAGTGAGCCCGATCAACGACCAGAACCGCGCGCTCAAAGCGGCGCTGGAGGCGGAGCTCGCCTCGCGCGGCATCGACCTGCCGGTGCTCTGGGGGAACCGCAACTGGGACCCCTACCTGGCGGACGCCCTCACGGAGGCGGACCAGCGCGGGTTCACCAAGCTCATCGCGGTCGCGACCAGCGCCTACTCCTCCTACTCCAGCTGCCGCCAGTACCGCGAGGATTTCGCCCGCGCGCTGCGGGAGACCGGGCTCGAGGGCCGTATCCAGATTGACAAGGTGCGCCAGTTCTTCGACCACCCCGGTTTCGTCGAGCCGTTCATCGAGGGCGTGAAGAACGCCGTCGAGGAACTGCGCGAGAGGGCGCCGGAGATCCACCCGGCGACCGGTGTGCGCATCCTGTTCTCGACACACTCCATCCCGTCGACGGACGCTGGCAAGTCCGGTCCGTCCGGGCGGCCCGATTCCGGCGAGCCCTGGGGGGAGGGCGGGGCCTACGCGGCTCAGCACCTCGCGGTCGCGGAGATCGTCTCGCACGAGGCGACCGGCGGCACGATCGGCTGGGACCTCGTCTACCAATCCCGCTCGGGCCCCCCCTCGATGCCGTGGCTGGAACCCGACATCAACGACCGCATCGCCGAGCTGCCCGAGCTGGGCGTCAAGGCCATCATCATCGTGCCGCTCGGTTTCGTGAGCGACCATATGGAGGTCCTCTGGGACCTCGACACCGAGGCGATGGAGTCGAGCGAGGAGAACGGCCTGCTCGCCGTCCGCGTCCCGACGCCCGGCACCCACGCCAAGTACGTCAAGGGCCTCGTGGATCTGGTGCTTGAGCGCCGCGATGGCCTTCCGGTCGCTCAGCGCCCCTCCCTCACCACGCTCGGCCCCTGGTACGACGTGTGCCGCCCGGGATGCTGCGAGAACGTCCGTCTTGGCTTCAAGCCGGCCGTTGCCGGTCTCACGCCGTGA
- the hemC gene encoding hydroxymethylbilane synthase: MIVSDGPAERRQGALRVGTRGSPLAVAQTQAVSAAVARATGFDIELVTVTTHGDTSRESLSELGGTGVFATALRDALRNGECDLVVHSLKDLPTAPAPGLVLGAVPKRADARDTLCARDGLRFGELPEGASVGTGSPRRAAQLRAQRPGLDIVDIRGNVDTRLSRVSAGDLDAVVLAAAGLGRLGRLDAATDFFSLSTMPTAPGQGALALEVREGDERGRGPIARALAAVDHATTCAATTAERAVLAGLEAGCAAPVGATAMIDDGLLFLTATVYRPDGAAQLTASHAATPDSFGAAHLDEAARDVGERVVAELLASGAADLAPLKGLR; encoded by the coding sequence GTGATCGTCTCCGACGGCCCGGCGGAGCGCCGGCAGGGAGCGCTCCGCGTCGGCACTCGCGGTAGCCCGCTCGCCGTCGCTCAGACGCAGGCCGTCTCCGCCGCCGTCGCGCGCGCGACGGGCTTCGACATTGAGCTGGTCACGGTCACCACCCACGGCGACACCTCGCGCGAATCGCTCTCGGAGCTGGGCGGGACCGGTGTTTTCGCGACCGCGCTGCGGGACGCGCTGCGGAACGGCGAGTGCGACCTCGTCGTCCACTCGCTGAAGGATCTGCCGACCGCGCCCGCTCCCGGACTCGTGCTCGGCGCGGTGCCGAAGCGCGCCGACGCCCGCGACACCCTGTGCGCTCGCGATGGTCTCCGCTTCGGGGAGCTGCCGGAGGGCGCGAGCGTCGGTACGGGGTCGCCGCGTCGGGCCGCTCAGCTCAGGGCGCAGCGTCCCGGCCTCGACATCGTGGACATCCGCGGCAACGTCGACACGCGGCTGAGCCGTGTCTCTGCGGGGGACCTGGACGCTGTGGTGCTCGCCGCCGCCGGACTCGGCCGCCTCGGCCGCCTCGACGCCGCCACCGACTTCTTCTCCCTCTCGACCATGCCGACCGCTCCCGGTCAGGGAGCACTTGCTCTGGAGGTGCGCGAGGGGGACGAGCGGGGGCGGGGACCGATCGCTCGCGCGCTCGCCGCCGTCGACCACGCGACCACGTGCGCTGCGACCACCGCCGAGCGCGCCGTGCTGGCCGGCCTCGAAGCCGGCTGCGCGGCCCCGGTCGGCGCGACCGCCATGATCGACGACGGCCTCCTCTTCCTCACGGCGACCGTCTACCGGCCCGACGGTGCCGCGCAGCTCACCGCGTCCCACGCCGCGACGCCGGATTCGTTCGGCGCGGCGCACCTGGACGAGGCCGCCCGCGATGTCGGAGAGCGCGTCGTCGCTGAGCTCCTCGCCTCGGGCGCGGCCGATCTGGCTCCGCTGAAGGGCCTCCGATGA
- a CDS encoding PLDc N-terminal domain-containing protein produces MLANTASPLHLIVLLVVLSQLVAAIWALVVTWKNETVRTADKASWTVLLVLVPIVGIVVWLAIFFPRRHRLNSNPTAAK; encoded by the coding sequence ATGCTCGCCAATACAGCTTCACCGTTACATCTGATCGTTCTGCTGGTCGTCCTCAGTCAACTAGTTGCAGCGATCTGGGCACTCGTCGTCACCTGGAAGAACGAAACAGTCCGCACTGCTGACAAAGCAAGCTGGACGGTCCTCCTTGTCCTCGTTCCCATCGTGGGAATCGTGGTCTGGCTCGCTATCTTCTTCCCACGTCGCCATCGACTCAACTCGAATCCGACAGCTGCGAAGTAA
- the hemB gene encoding porphobilinogen synthase, with product MRRLVAETRLHPAELILPLFVREGLAEPRPVASMPGVVQHTLDSLSRAASGAAEAGVGGVMLFGVPEMRDAAGSAATDPDGILNVATRTVAAEVGDALVVQTDLCLDEFIDHGHCGVLDGAGAVDNDATLLRYRDMALAQVEAGSQLLGLSGMIDGQVAAVRQALDAAGHTETVLLAYAAKYASGFYGPFRDAVDSPLVGDRRAYQQDPANRREGLREARLDLDEGADILMVKPALSYLDVLSDVAAISEVPVWAYQVSGEYAMVEAAAANGWIDRDRIIEETLVGARRAGADAIVTYWATEVAGWQR from the coding sequence ATGCGGCGTCTCGTGGCCGAGACCCGGCTGCACCCCGCCGAGCTGATCCTCCCTCTCTTCGTGCGCGAGGGCCTGGCCGAGCCGCGGCCGGTCGCGTCGATGCCGGGCGTGGTCCAGCACACGCTGGACTCGCTGAGTCGTGCCGCCTCCGGCGCGGCTGAGGCGGGCGTCGGTGGCGTCATGCTGTTCGGTGTGCCGGAGATGCGCGACGCCGCCGGCTCCGCCGCGACCGACCCCGACGGCATCCTGAATGTCGCGACCCGCACTGTCGCCGCCGAGGTGGGCGACGCGCTCGTCGTGCAGACCGATCTGTGCCTGGACGAGTTCATCGACCACGGCCACTGTGGGGTGCTCGACGGAGCCGGAGCCGTCGACAACGACGCGACTCTGCTGCGCTACCGCGACATGGCGCTCGCGCAGGTCGAGGCCGGCTCCCAGCTGCTCGGCCTCAGCGGCATGATCGACGGTCAGGTCGCCGCCGTGCGCCAGGCGCTCGACGCGGCCGGTCACACGGAGACGGTGCTCCTCGCCTATGCTGCCAAGTACGCTTCCGGCTTCTACGGCCCCTTCCGCGACGCTGTCGACTCCCCGCTGGTCGGCGACCGCCGTGCCTATCAGCAGGACCCGGCCAACCGCCGAGAGGGTCTGCGCGAGGCCCGCCTCGACCTGGACGAGGGTGCGGACATCCTCATGGTGAAGCCGGCGCTGAGCTACCTCGACGTGCTCAGCGACGTCGCCGCCATCAGCGAGGTCCCGGTCTGGGCCTACCAGGTCTCCGGCGAGTACGCGATGGTGGAGGCCGCCGCCGCGAACGGCTGGATCGACCGCGACCGGATCATCGAGGAGACGCTGGTCGGCGCCCGCCGCGCGGGGGCCGATGCGATCGTGACCTATTGGGCGACCGAAGTGGCGGGGTGGCAGCGATGA